CTGGTCGAAGCGCCGTAGCTTGAAACCGCCATGAAATCCATCTGCAGGGGTAAAGGAATTTCCCTTATCAAGTCTGAAAGAAAGATGATTGAACCTTTGAGAATCCCAACGACAAACAGGTCTTTATTCTTGTAATCCTGTGTTATTAGCTCTCCCAGTTCTTTTACTTTACTGCGGATTTCAGCCTCGGAAATTAAAATCCTGGTGATCTCGGCGGTCATTGTCAACCCCTCCCTTTTTTTAAAAACCTCTCCCGCAAGCCTGTCCAACTATAACACCCTTTGATTATACCAAAAAGCGGCAATGGGCCTCAAGTGGATGCGAGTAAAGGCATCTTGCCTGGCAAAGTTCGGGACTTCATATTGTTTCCCGGCTACACTTCAGGTCCCTTTATGTCGACCGGCTCGTTAAAGTCCTTCAGTTCCACATCAATTTTGAGGAGGTGGCGGGAGTTGTCGCGGTGTTCGGCCATAATTTCAGCCCTACGGATCACCCCTTCTTTTCTGTCGATCCACAGCCTGTAATTAAAGTCCTCCCAGTACAGTTCCATGTACTTGTTACCCCCGCGTCCCATGACCTCGTAAAGGCGGCACGTCTTCCCGCCAGCCTTTTCTCGGCCCACGTACTTTACGTCGATATTATCCCTTTCCGTAAAATGGAACGCCCCCAGCGGGTTTATTTCCGCAATCAACTTTTCCACGGCGGCGCGTTCCTTGTCGGGGACCACCACCCAGCCTTTGGTCAAGCTGTCGCGCCGGTACAGGACGTCTCCCAAGTGGTAAATCTCCACCTCCGCCTTGATGATGGGAAGACTCCCCTGGAGATGAACACCCCTTAAATTTTTTTCGCCGTTTATCTCGGAAATGATTGACTCCTTTCCTTCCAAAACGCGAACTGCCACTGCCCTGTAGCGGTAGCTCTTGGCGTTCAGGGTTTTGACCAGGCCCTGCAGCACCGCTTCTTTCGGGGGAGGCGCAGTCAGCTCGTTGATTCCATAAACCAAAAGCGCCGCCAGAAAACAAGCCGCCAGCAGTTTCCACCATTTTCCGCGCAAGTTGACCGCTGGCAATGTAAATCCCGCCAACTGCCGCATTATCTCCACTCCCGCTCCAACACTTCTTGCTCGTTTTTATATCTTTACGAAGGCAGGCGGAGAATTATGCACATATTATTTTGCTTCGGAAATCACGCTTCCTTCTGTTTTTTCCTCCCTGGCGCACTCGTGAATTTCCAGCAGCCTTTGCTGCGCTTTAGCAAAAACCTCCTCCCAGCTTATCCCGGTGAGAATCTCTATGCCCTCTTCGATCGTTTTTACGGCATAAACATGGAATTTGCCTTCTTTTACAGCCTCGATCACCTCGTCGTCAAGCATCAGGTTCTTAATGTTCTGGTGCGGGATAATCACCCCCTGCTCTCCTGTGAGACCCTTGATCTTGCAGACCTGGAAGAACCCCTCGATTTTCTGGTTGACTCCGCCGATTGGCTGGATTGCCCCTTTCTGGTTGACGGAACCGGTAACGGCGATCCCCTGCTTCACCGGCACGCCGGAAAGACTGGAAAGCAGGCCGTAAAGTTCGGCGCTGGAAGCGCTGTCCCCTTCCACCCCTTCGTAAGACTGTTCAAAACAAATACTGGCCGAAAAAGAAAGAGGAAACCTGGCCCCGAATTTTTCTCCCAGGTAGCCGCTCAGGATCAGCACGCCTTTGTCATGAATCGGACCGCTCAGCTTAACTTCCCGCTCAATGTTGATGATGCCCCTTTTGCCTACGTATGTGTTTACCGTAATGCGCGAGGGCTTGCCAAAGGAGTACTCGCCAAGGTCGTAAACGGCCAACCCGTTGACCTGCCCGACCGTTTTTTCGCCGGTGTCAATGAGAATGACCCCTTTTTCGATAAGCTCCCGCAGCTTCTGCTCAATTTTGTTGGCCCGGTATATCTTTTTTCTGATCGCCTTTTTTACATGTTCTTCGGTCACCGTTGCCGCTTTTTCCAGCTCCGCCCACGTATCGGCCTCGTATAATATTTCCACCAGGTCGTTGAATCGAACAGAGAGCTTTTCCTGGTTGTCAGCCATGCGGGAACTGTACTCCACAATCCTGGCCAGGGCGGAACTGCTGAAGGGGCGAAGGTTCTCCCTTTTACAGTGATAGCAGATTATCCTGGCCAGTTTATCAACATTCCCGGCGGTTCTCTCCATCTCCACATCAAAATCGGCTTTGATCTTAAACAGCTTGCGGTAATCCTCATCGTACTGGTACAGCAGGCGGTACTCCCACTCGCTGCCAATCACAATCACTTTAACCTTAAGCGGGATGGGTTCCGGCTTTAAGGTGGAAGTCGGTATTACCCCCATCTGCTCGCCTATGTTCTCCATGATTATTTTTTCCGTCTTCAGGGCGCGCTTCAAGGCGTTCCAGGAATAAATATTCGTAAAAAGGTCCCGGCACTGCAGGATCAGGTACCCCCCATTGGCCCGGTGCAAGGAGCCGGGTTTTATTTTCATAAAATCGGTGGTGAGAATTCCCAGCTGGGTTTCATATTCAACCTTCCCCACGAGGTTGTAGTATGTGGGATTGGTCTCCACCACGACCGGTGCGCCTTCGGTCTTGCCGTTATCGATAAGCAGGTTCACCTGGTACCTGTGAGTAAAATCCCTCACCTTTTCATCCTTAAACAGCAGGAGCTCCAGTCCGGCCTTTTCTTCCTTGTCCTTGAAAAGCCTTAAGTTCTTCATAATATCTTTGAGGACATCTTCGATATATTGACCGATTTTATCATATTGCGCGTACTTTTCCTTATGTTTTTCGAATGTATCCTCAATGGCGCTCAAAACGACCCGCTTTTCCAGCCGGTCCAATTCTTCTTGTGAACCCTTTTCCAGGTCCTTTAATTTTTTGAAGGTATCAAGGATGATCATGTTGAGTTCTTTGGATTTTTCATCGATTCTCCTGGTATCGTCGTCGCTTAATTTTTCGAACTCATCTTCCCCCATCGGCCTGCCCTCGCTGTTAAGGGGCACTGTGACTATACCTTTTTCCGTGTTTTTCAGGGCAAAACCTAGCTGCCTGGCTGTTTCATTCAAGGAAGCCAGGACCTGGTTTTGCTTTTCCTGCAGTTCTTGCAGAAACTTGCTTTTTTCCTTGTTATACCGTTCGGAAGCAAGTGCCTGGGGAATTATGTTCATGACCTGTTTGATCAATTTTCTCATATCTTCTCTGAATTCCCTTCCCATGCCGGCGGGAAGGCTCACCACACGGGGATGGTCCGGTTTTTCAAAATTATAGAGATAGCACCAGTCTGGCGGCTTGGGCTCCTGGGCCGCAAATTGTTTTACCAGGGACTGGCTGTATTTGTTGCGTCCCGTTCCCGTCGCCCCGGTAATAAAAATGTTGTACCCGTATTTTCTGATTTTCAACCCGAATTCCAGGGCTTCTGCAGCTCTTTCCTGGCCGGCGATGCCATCAAAGGGTTCAATGTCTTTGGTTGTTTTAAACGGAAATACACTGGTATCACAGGAATTCCGCAACTGTTCAGGTTTCAATTCCCACTGCCTGTTCATCAGCGCCAACTACCTCCTCGTTATGATAAGCCTGCCTGATATCATTGGGGTTATTTGCTGTTTTTTCTACATGATATGCTCCGAATCCTTTTTACCGAAAAACTTTTTTAAACACGGCATTTAATTATTTATCATGCTGAAAAAGGCAGGAATTTGCCAATTATTAGCGAAAAGTGAATAATGATTCGATTATACGGGGTGAAAGTATGGATATTGCAACTTTACTGGGAATTTCCATTGCTTTAATCGGGGTCATTGGGGGATACCTTTACGAAGGCGGGGCGCTGTTGGGCCTGTTCAGCGTGG
The sequence above is a segment of the Peptococcaceae bacterium genome. Coding sequences within it:
- a CDS encoding AAA family ATPase; the protein is MNRQWELKPEQLRNSCDTSVFPFKTTKDIEPFDGIAGQERAAEALEFGLKIRKYGYNIFITGATGTGRNKYSQSLVKQFAAQEPKPPDWCYLYNFEKPDHPRVVSLPAGMGREFREDMRKLIKQVMNIIPQALASERYNKEKSKFLQELQEKQNQVLASLNETARQLGFALKNTEKGIVTVPLNSEGRPMGEDEFEKLSDDDTRRIDEKSKELNMIILDTFKKLKDLEKGSQEELDRLEKRVVLSAIEDTFEKHKEKYAQYDKIGQYIEDVLKDIMKNLRLFKDKEEKAGLELLLFKDEKVRDFTHRYQVNLLIDNGKTEGAPVVVETNPTYYNLVGKVEYETQLGILTTDFMKIKPGSLHRANGGYLILQCRDLFTNIYSWNALKRALKTEKIIMENIGEQMGVIPTSTLKPEPIPLKVKVIVIGSEWEYRLLYQYDEDYRKLFKIKADFDVEMERTAGNVDKLARIICYHCKRENLRPFSSSALARIVEYSSRMADNQEKLSVRFNDLVEILYEADTWAELEKAATVTEEHVKKAIRKKIYRANKIEQKLRELIEKGVILIDTGEKTVGQVNGLAVYDLGEYSFGKPSRITVNTYVGKRGIINIEREVKLSGPIHDKGVLILSGYLGEKFGARFPLSFSASICFEQSYEGVEGDSASSAELYGLLSSLSGVPVKQGIAVTGSVNQKGAIQPIGGVNQKIEGFFQVCKIKGLTGEQGVIIPHQNIKNLMLDDEVIEAVKEGKFHVYAVKTIEEGIEILTGISWEEVFAKAQQRLLEIHECAREEKTEGSVISEAK